In the Harmonia axyridis chromosome 3, icHarAxyr1.1, whole genome shotgun sequence genome, one interval contains:
- the LOC123676966 gene encoding uncharacterized protein LOC123676966 isoform X1, whose protein sequence is MRPLTQSSYRLLFSLGIIMYVLLNSSTRYIQSTPYFQNKKMPKQFSELSSRQKHRRRQQLLGTSSKIVKFSSHKNLNPSRELKIKEVVGLPSDPTLNPELSCKKSSRESSPLPSTSSYNPPPLEISSIDINDSYEGPSSSDEDINKNCGTSLTTDLREWAIERHINHNDLSHLLGILRKHKIIDIPTDARSFLNTPRGVVTVPMEGGPALPPNIDVAIHSKNGVQSCSQSSPGSPKVYTLLEAAPNCKSVDSEDDVADLTVADEASGYNNELISDPPIKSVEACCSNEKIINLLLDIKLEIANLSNKLTEQGLFNLENDPILENLPLKNLEDFQSLEGKLDTDPVLKKKLYKTYESIGGNDSRDFVIRCLKRSFTNDMAELCSWTGQKDNYKVADSPVMKILHSAVKKTTGVSEKDFEIYVKDWLRHAKQRKERMLKKTNKLKYI, encoded by the exons ATGAGGCCATTAACACAATCTTCATATAGATTACTATTTTCCCTAGGAATAATAATGTATGTGTTATTGAATAGTTCAACCAGATACATTCAAAGTACTCCttattttcagaacaaaaaaaTGCCCAAACAATTTAGTGAACTCAGCTCTAGGCAGAAGCATCGTCGTAGGCAGCAGTTATTAGGGACCTCTTCGAAAATAGTTAAATTTTCATCTCATAAAAATCTGAATCCATCTCGTGAACTAAAAATAAAAGAAGTTGTTGGATTGCCATCTGACCCAACCCTCAATCCAGAGCTTTCTTGTAAAAAATCATCTCGAGAATCATCCCCTCTTCCGTCCACAAGTTCCTATAATCCACCACCACTGGAAATATCATCAATAGATATAAATGACTCATATGAAGGACCCAGCTCAAGTGATGAAGATATCAACAAAAACTGTGGAACTTCCCTAACAACAGATTTAAGAGAATGGGCTATAGAAAGACATATAAACCACAATGATTTGTCTCATCTTCTGGGAATATTGCGTAAACATAAAATTATTGATATACCAACAGATGCAAGAAGTTTTCTGAATACTCCAAGAGGTGTGGTAACTGTTCCAATGGAAGGGG gaCCAGCTTTGCCCCCCAATATAGACGTAGCTATACACAGTAAAAATGGAG TGCAATCATGCAGTCAAAGTTCTCCGGGAAGCCCAAAGGTGTACACGTTGTTGGAAG CAGCTCCAAATTGTAAATCAGTTGATAGTGAGGATGATGTGGCTGATTTGACTGTGGCTGATGAAGCTTCAGGATACAATAATGAGCTCATCAGTGATCCACCCATTAAATCAG tCGAAGCCTGTTGTTCCAACGAGAAGATAATTAATCTTTTATTGGATATTAAATTGGAAATTGCTAACCTAAGCAACAAATTGACTGAACAAGGGCTTTTCAATTTAGAAAATGACCCAATATTGGAAAACTTACCACTAAAAAATTTGGAGGATTTTCAAAGTCTCGAAGGGAAACTGGATACTGATCcagtgttgaaaaaaaaactg tACAAAACGTATGAGTCCATAGGAGGAAATGACAGTAGGGATTTTGTGATTCGATGTCTGAAGAGGTCGTTCACAAATGACATGGCCGAGTTGTGTTCATGGACTGGTCAAAAAGACAATTACAAAGTAGCTGACAGTCcagtaatgaaaatattacacA
- the LOC123676963 gene encoding uncharacterized protein LOC123676963 isoform X2, translated as MMIHPFFRQVGSLIGCYLITMGMSSVLGYSSVLIPQMQLRTSRVQIKSQHEISLVASIAALPLALGTILNGYLMEKYGRKPALIFSQIPAPGLHERDL; from the exons ATGATGATACACCCCTTCTTCAGACAA gTAGGTTCCCTCATTGGTTGCTATCTTATTACTATGGGCATGAGCTCAGTTTTGGGATATTCATCTGTACTGATCCCACAAATGCAACTGAGGACCAGCAGAGTACAGATCAAATCTCAACACGAGATTTCCTTAGTTG CTTCCATAGCAGCCTTGCCTCTAGCTTTGGGTACCATTCTAAATGGTTATTTGATGGAGAAATATGGAAGAAAGCCAGCTCTTATATTCTCTCAAATCCCAGCTCCAG GTTTACATGAGAGAGATCTGTGA
- the LOC123676963 gene encoding facilitated trehalose transporter Tret1-like isoform X1 encodes MMIHPFFRQVGSLIGCYLITMGMSSVLGYSSVLIPQMQLRTSRVQIKSQHEISLVASIAALPLALGTILNGYLMEKYGRKPALIFSQIPAPGWLIIALSQNIYMVYTGRFLTGWSAGMCSGLANVYVAEIASIQYRSILLALLNFCINLGILLCHIFGLLLEWQYSSIVIFAYAVLGTIFMFFSPETPFWLILNDKYDRSAKIFTWLRGLSEEDTTSPEFEGLKKKAEYMKSMQKGFKYYMNCFLRPEFYKPLTISSMFFLISQFSGISSITFYSMTIFQEVLGPEFPGEVAMITVDTLRLVCSLVTIVLMQYISRRVQALISGGGVTFSLLLMSIYSMVCNSFGYDINYLVPLCSVVTYICFMSFGFMPLPWCMLGELFSADNKGLGAGISSTISYLAAFVVVNSLPYMFSNLGSDGTFLTYGIIAMLGTVYLFFFLPETRNKTFAEIEENYKKKTSEITANQ; translated from the exons ATGATGATACACCCCTTCTTCAGACAA gTAGGTTCCCTCATTGGTTGCTATCTTATTACTATGGGCATGAGCTCAGTTTTGGGATATTCATCTGTACTGATCCCACAAATGCAACTGAGGACCAGCAGAGTACAGATCAAATCTCAACACGAGATTTCCTTAGTTG CTTCCATAGCAGCCTTGCCTCTAGCTTTGGGTACCATTCTAAATGGTTATTTGATGGAGAAATATGGAAGAAAGCCAGCTCTTATATTCTCTCAAATCCCAGCTCCAGGTTGGTTAATAATAGCTTTGTCACAAAACATCTATATGGTGTACACTGGGAGGTTCTTAACAGGCTGGAGTGCTGGAATGTGCTCTGGCTTAGCGAACGTTTACGTGGCAGAGATAGCGTCTATCCAATACAGGTCGATACTGTTAGCCTTGCTGAATTTCTGCATCAACTTAGGCATTCTTTTATGTCACATCTTTGGTTTACTTCTAGAATGGCAATATTCTTCAATTGTAATATTCGCTTATGCAGTTTTAGGTACTATCTTTATGTTCTTTTCTCCAGAGACTCCTTTTTGGTTAATCTTAAACGATAAGTATGATAGGAGCGCCAAAATCTTCACTTGGCTCCGAGGTTTATCGGAAGAAGATACGACAAGTCCAGAGTTCGAAGGTCTAAAGAAGAAAGCCGAATACATGAAATCGATGCAAAAAGGTTTCAAGTACTACATGAATTGTTTCTTAAGGCCTGAATTCTACAAGCCTCTAACCATATCCAGTATGTTCTTTTTAATCTCCCAGTTCTCCGGTATAAGTTCGATAACTTTCTACAGCATGACCATTTTCCAAGAAGTACTTGGTCCAGAATTTCCCGGTGAGGTTGCAATGATCACCGTTGATACTTTACGTCTGGTCTGTTCTCTGGTTACCATTGTTCTTATGCAGTACATCTCCAGGAGAGTACAAGCGCTGATAAGTGGCGGTGGCGTCACTTTCTCCTTACTCCTAATGAGTATCTACAGCATGGTTTGTAATAGTTTCGGTTACGACATCAACTATTTGGTTCCTTTATGTTCTGTCGTGACCTATATATGTTTTATGTCGTTTGGTTTCATGCCTTTACCTTGGTGCATGCTAGGGGAATTGTTTTCAGCTGATAACAAGGGGCTGGGTGCTGGAATATCATCAACAATTTCTTATCTAGCAGCCTTCGTCGTAGTAAATTCCCTTCCGTATATGTTCAGCAATTTAGGATCCGATGGAACCTTCTTAACTTACGGTATAATAGCCATGTTAGGCACCGTTTATTTGTTCTTCTTCTTACCCGAAACAAGAAACAAAACCTTCGCCGAAATTGAAGAGAACTATAAGAAGAAAACATCAGAAATAACGGCGAACCAATAA
- the LOC123676964 gene encoding uncharacterized protein LOC123676964 isoform X2, producing MILYLSLSNKGKKNNKGRRRGNGSRDFVIRCLKRSFTNDMAELCSWTGQKDNYKVADSPVMKILHSAVKKTTGVSEKDFEIYVKDWLRHAKQRKERMLKKKPIN from the exons ATGATTTTGTATTTGTCGCTCTCCAACAAAGGAAAGAAGAACAACAAAGGAAGAAGAA GAGGAAATGGCAGTAGGGATTTTGTGATACGATGTCTGAAGAGGTCGTTCACAAATGACATGGCTGAGTTGTGTTCATGGACTGGTCAAAAAGACAATTACAAAGTAGCTGACAGTCCAGTGATGAAAATATTACACA gtGCAGTAAAGAAGACAACTGGAGTGTCCGAAAAGGACTTCGAGATATATGTCAAGGATTGGCTCCGACATGCCAAACAACGGAAGGAGaggatgttgaaaaaaaaaccaataaattaa
- the LOC123676966 gene encoding uncharacterized protein LOC123676966 isoform X2: MRPLTQSSYRLLFSLGIIMYVLLNSSTRYIQSTPYFQNKKMPKQFSELSSRQKHRRRQQLLGTSSKIVKFSSHKNLNPSRELKIKEVVGLPSDPTLNPELSCKKSSRESSPLPSTSSYNPPPLEISSIDINDSYEGPSSSDEDINKNCGTSLTTDLREWAIERHINHNDLSHLLGILRKHKIIDIPTDARSFLNTPRGVVTVPMEGGPALPPNIDVAIHSKNGVQSCSQSSPGSPKVYTLLEAPNCKSVDSEDDVADLTVADEASGYNNELISDPPIKSVEACCSNEKIINLLLDIKLEIANLSNKLTEQGLFNLENDPILENLPLKNLEDFQSLEGKLDTDPVLKKKLYKTYESIGGNDSRDFVIRCLKRSFTNDMAELCSWTGQKDNYKVADSPVMKILHSAVKKTTGVSEKDFEIYVKDWLRHAKQRKERMLKKTNKLKYI; encoded by the exons ATGAGGCCATTAACACAATCTTCATATAGATTACTATTTTCCCTAGGAATAATAATGTATGTGTTATTGAATAGTTCAACCAGATACATTCAAAGTACTCCttattttcagaacaaaaaaaTGCCCAAACAATTTAGTGAACTCAGCTCTAGGCAGAAGCATCGTCGTAGGCAGCAGTTATTAGGGACCTCTTCGAAAATAGTTAAATTTTCATCTCATAAAAATCTGAATCCATCTCGTGAACTAAAAATAAAAGAAGTTGTTGGATTGCCATCTGACCCAACCCTCAATCCAGAGCTTTCTTGTAAAAAATCATCTCGAGAATCATCCCCTCTTCCGTCCACAAGTTCCTATAATCCACCACCACTGGAAATATCATCAATAGATATAAATGACTCATATGAAGGACCCAGCTCAAGTGATGAAGATATCAACAAAAACTGTGGAACTTCCCTAACAACAGATTTAAGAGAATGGGCTATAGAAAGACATATAAACCACAATGATTTGTCTCATCTTCTGGGAATATTGCGTAAACATAAAATTATTGATATACCAACAGATGCAAGAAGTTTTCTGAATACTCCAAGAGGTGTGGTAACTGTTCCAATGGAAGGGG gaCCAGCTTTGCCCCCCAATATAGACGTAGCTATACACAGTAAAAATGGAG TGCAATCATGCAGTCAAAGTTCTCCGGGAAGCCCAAAGGTGTACACGTTGTTGGAAG CTCCAAATTGTAAATCAGTTGATAGTGAGGATGATGTGGCTGATTTGACTGTGGCTGATGAAGCTTCAGGATACAATAATGAGCTCATCAGTGATCCACCCATTAAATCAG tCGAAGCCTGTTGTTCCAACGAGAAGATAATTAATCTTTTATTGGATATTAAATTGGAAATTGCTAACCTAAGCAACAAATTGACTGAACAAGGGCTTTTCAATTTAGAAAATGACCCAATATTGGAAAACTTACCACTAAAAAATTTGGAGGATTTTCAAAGTCTCGAAGGGAAACTGGATACTGATCcagtgttgaaaaaaaaactg tACAAAACGTATGAGTCCATAGGAGGAAATGACAGTAGGGATTTTGTGATTCGATGTCTGAAGAGGTCGTTCACAAATGACATGGCCGAGTTGTGTTCATGGACTGGTCAAAAAGACAATTACAAAGTAGCTGACAGTCcagtaatgaaaatattacacA
- the LOC123676964 gene encoding uncharacterized protein LOC123676964 isoform X1: MILYLSLSNKGKKNNKGRRSEYIKIVTLFRPAGPKYKTYESIGGNGSRDFVIRCLKRSFTNDMAELCSWTGQKDNYKVADSPVMKILHSAVKKTTGVSEKDFEIYVKDWLRHAKQRKERMLKKKPIN; the protein is encoded by the exons ATGATTTTGTATTTGTCGCTCTCCAACAAAGGAAAGAAGAACAACAAAGGAAGAAGAAgtgaatatattaaaattgttacatTGTTTCGTCCAGCAGGACCAAAG tacAAAACGTATGAGTCCATAGGAGGAAATGGCAGTAGGGATTTTGTGATACGATGTCTGAAGAGGTCGTTCACAAATGACATGGCTGAGTTGTGTTCATGGACTGGTCAAAAAGACAATTACAAAGTAGCTGACAGTCCAGTGATGAAAATATTACACA gtGCAGTAAAGAAGACAACTGGAGTGTCCGAAAAGGACTTCGAGATATATGTCAAGGATTGGCTCCGACATGCCAAACAACGGAAGGAGaggatgttgaaaaaaaaaccaataaattaa
- the LOC123676966 gene encoding uncharacterized protein LOC123676966 isoform X4, whose translation MRPLTQSSYRLLFSLGIIMYVLLNSSTRYIQSTPYFQNKKMPKQFSELSSRQKHRRRQQLLGTSSKIVKFSSHKNLNPSRELKIKEVVGLPSDPTLNPELSCKKSSRESSPLPSTSSYNPPPLEISSIDINDSYEGPSSSDEDINKNCGTSLTTDLREWAIERHINHNDLSHLLGILRKHKIIDIPTDARSFLNTPRGVVTVPMEGGPALPPNIDVAIHSKNGVQSCSQSSPGSPKVYTLLEAAPNCKSVDSEDDVADLTVADEASGYNNELISDPPIKSVEACCSNEKIINLLLDIKLEIANLSNKLTEQGLFNLENDPILENLPLKNLEDFQSLEGKLDTDPVLKKKLVQ comes from the exons ATGAGGCCATTAACACAATCTTCATATAGATTACTATTTTCCCTAGGAATAATAATGTATGTGTTATTGAATAGTTCAACCAGATACATTCAAAGTACTCCttattttcagaacaaaaaaaTGCCCAAACAATTTAGTGAACTCAGCTCTAGGCAGAAGCATCGTCGTAGGCAGCAGTTATTAGGGACCTCTTCGAAAATAGTTAAATTTTCATCTCATAAAAATCTGAATCCATCTCGTGAACTAAAAATAAAAGAAGTTGTTGGATTGCCATCTGACCCAACCCTCAATCCAGAGCTTTCTTGTAAAAAATCATCTCGAGAATCATCCCCTCTTCCGTCCACAAGTTCCTATAATCCACCACCACTGGAAATATCATCAATAGATATAAATGACTCATATGAAGGACCCAGCTCAAGTGATGAAGATATCAACAAAAACTGTGGAACTTCCCTAACAACAGATTTAAGAGAATGGGCTATAGAAAGACATATAAACCACAATGATTTGTCTCATCTTCTGGGAATATTGCGTAAACATAAAATTATTGATATACCAACAGATGCAAGAAGTTTTCTGAATACTCCAAGAGGTGTGGTAACTGTTCCAATGGAAGGGG gaCCAGCTTTGCCCCCCAATATAGACGTAGCTATACACAGTAAAAATGGAG TGCAATCATGCAGTCAAAGTTCTCCGGGAAGCCCAAAGGTGTACACGTTGTTGGAAG CAGCTCCAAATTGTAAATCAGTTGATAGTGAGGATGATGTGGCTGATTTGACTGTGGCTGATGAAGCTTCAGGATACAATAATGAGCTCATCAGTGATCCACCCATTAAATCAG tCGAAGCCTGTTGTTCCAACGAGAAGATAATTAATCTTTTATTGGATATTAAATTGGAAATTGCTAACCTAAGCAACAAATTGACTGAACAAGGGCTTTTCAATTTAGAAAATGACCCAATATTGGAAAACTTACCACTAAAAAATTTGGAGGATTTTCAAAGTCTCGAAGGGAAACTGGATACTGATCcagtgttgaaaaaaaaactg